A single window of Botrytis cinerea B05.10 chromosome 15, complete sequence DNA harbors:
- the Bccdd1 gene encoding Bccdd1, protein MAFPQPKLLRGNNPSDISFASETYSITTEQISTLQSRCASAKSTAYCPYSNFRVGATILTNEGKYVDGANVENAAYPVGTCAERVAFGKAITEGHKGFKTIAVATDISPPASPCGMCRQFIREFCELDMPIFMFDKNGDFMVARLGELLPLSFGPEALPPREKLAEIGK, encoded by the exons ATGGCATTCCCTCAACCAAAACTACTACGCGGCAACAACCCATCCGACATCTCCTTCGCCAGCGAAACGTACTCCATAACCACCGAACAAATCAGCACCCTTCAATCGCGCTGCGCATCCGCCAAATCCACAGCCTACTGTCCCTATTCGAATTTCCGCGTCGGGGCGACGATTCTCACAAACGAGGGAAAATATGTCGATGGTGCAAATGTAGAAAACGCAGCGTATCCCGTGGGAACCTGTGCGGAGAGAGTGGCGTTTGGAAAGGCGATCACGGAGGGTCATAAAGGATTTAAGACGATTGCTGTTGCGACGGATATTAGTCCGCCGGCGAGTCCGTGTGGGATGTGTAGACAATT TATCCGTGAATTCTGCGAGCTGGATATGCCAATTTTTATGTTTGACAAGAATGGGGATTTCATGGTTGCGAGGTTAGGAGAG CTTTTACCATTATCTTTTGGACCAGAAGCCTTGCCACCGAG